Proteins encoded together in one Terriglobus saanensis SP1PR4 window:
- a CDS encoding alpha/beta fold hydrolase encodes MYRYLLLTLGFFPGIKAAQPQEIKHGIVHTADVDLSYEIYGLPSPASPLIVIHGGPGIPHDYFLLTNAWSTLAQRRQIVFYDQRGVGASKLLRADASQDMDAQASDLDALRAGLGFSKFTPVGHSWGGVVAMGYASRHPEHVKNIILVDSGSPSISDTPVLFSKVFPDLSDKDNKQMNVGEAEFGPLFRYLSMLFYDPEHRDTFIASMKGAHLSTEVNEAAGAATKRLDLTGVLSKFSFPALVIHGRFDMNVALLSSWKIYKTIPHAQFSVFEKSGHMPFYEEPSKFVQVLNQFLFEHEQEDQTER; translated from the coding sequence ATGTACAGATATTTACTGTTGACACTGGGATTCTTTCCTGGGATCAAAGCAGCACAGCCGCAAGAGATTAAGCATGGTATCGTCCACACTGCTGACGTCGATTTATCGTACGAGATTTATGGACTGCCTAGCCCTGCATCGCCGCTCATCGTCATCCATGGCGGACCGGGAATCCCGCACGACTATTTTCTACTCACGAATGCTTGGAGCACACTTGCTCAGAGACGCCAAATCGTCTTTTACGATCAACGAGGTGTCGGAGCATCGAAGCTACTTCGCGCCGACGCGTCACAAGACATGGATGCTCAAGCCTCTGATCTTGATGCACTTCGGGCGGGACTTGGGTTTAGTAAATTTACTCCCGTAGGACACTCTTGGGGCGGCGTGGTGGCGATGGGTTACGCTTCACGCCATCCCGAACACGTAAAGAACATCATCCTTGTCGATTCAGGATCTCCGAGCATCTCCGATACTCCCGTCCTTTTCAGCAAAGTATTTCCAGATCTGAGCGATAAAGATAACAAGCAGATGAACGTTGGGGAAGCTGAATTTGGACCTCTCTTCCGCTACTTAAGCATGCTTTTCTACGACCCCGAGCATCGCGATACCTTTATCGCCAGCATGAAGGGCGCTCACTTATCCACCGAAGTCAATGAGGCAGCAGGTGCTGCAACGAAACGCTTGGATCTTACCGGCGTTCTCTCTAAATTTTCTTTTCCCGCATTGGTGATCCACGGCAGGTTCGACATGAATGTCGCCTTACTCTCAAGCTGGAAGATATATAAAACAATCCCACATGCACAGTTTTCTGTTTTCGAAAAAAGTGGACATATGCCCTTCTATGAAGAGCCTAGCAAGTTCGTCCAGGTGTTGAACCAATTCCTTTTCGAACATGAGCAGGAGGACCAGACGGAGAGATAG
- a CDS encoding glycosyltransferase — MKIAFLTYSNHGHMQTMIALAQQLKERGHDVCFIGTLDGEPFARAAGIPFLPFCEGEYPLGSTREIFRQLGRLQGQEALEFSIRLIADDLAASFRHLPGVLKSANFDAIVLDELKTGLGLVPRHMGIPYIHVSSAIHLDYSGSTPLCVFDWPHDPSEQGLARNKAGLQGFMQAYEPVISVARSYSREIGADIDWSNLFATLSELAWITQIPAAFDFPSVGMPRQFHHIGPLQHAEGRIESNFPWHLLTGEPLIYASMGTLQNGLESVFSTIVEAVGARPGFQLVLSVGPEIDLGKIAPLPPNAVMVRYAPQLELLKRAHLCITHAGLNTTLESLAHGVPLVAIPVTNDQPGVAARIAHSETGLFVPLLELTVPKLRRLIDQLLSNPEYKRNAQKMGVLITKENKALEAAEFIERLIARVITADSALRISSRNSGRPIRFC; from the coding sequence ATGAAAATCGCTTTTTTGACATACAGCAATCATGGTCACATGCAGACGATGATCGCATTAGCACAACAGCTCAAGGAACGTGGACACGACGTGTGCTTTATTGGCACGCTGGATGGAGAGCCATTTGCCCGGGCTGCAGGTATCCCTTTCCTCCCATTTTGCGAAGGGGAATATCCACTTGGTTCGACGCGAGAGATTTTCAGGCAGTTGGGTAGACTGCAAGGGCAAGAGGCGTTAGAGTTTTCCATCCGGCTGATAGCTGATGATTTAGCAGCTTCCTTTCGCCATTTGCCTGGCGTCCTCAAAAGCGCCAACTTCGATGCAATTGTCTTGGACGAATTGAAGACAGGCTTAGGTCTAGTGCCGCGACACATGGGAATTCCCTATATCCATGTGTCGAGTGCCATTCACCTCGACTATTCTGGAAGCACTCCGCTTTGCGTGTTCGATTGGCCTCATGATCCTTCAGAGCAGGGACTGGCACGCAACAAGGCCGGATTGCAGGGCTTTATGCAAGCTTATGAGCCAGTTATATCAGTCGCAAGGTCTTATTCGCGGGAGATTGGAGCGGATATCGACTGGTCAAATCTATTTGCAACGCTCTCCGAACTGGCTTGGATTACGCAGATCCCGGCTGCATTTGATTTTCCATCCGTTGGGATGCCTCGCCAGTTCCATCATATAGGCCCACTACAACATGCCGAAGGACGAATTGAATCTAACTTTCCTTGGCACCTTTTGACGGGAGAGCCTCTTATCTACGCCTCCATGGGAACTCTGCAAAATGGTCTCGAATCTGTTTTCAGTACTATTGTGGAAGCAGTTGGAGCTCGTCCCGGATTCCAGTTGGTTTTGTCCGTGGGACCTGAAATCGATCTCGGAAAAATAGCGCCTCTTCCACCTAATGCCGTAATGGTGCGGTATGCCCCTCAACTTGAACTCCTCAAGCGGGCTCATTTGTGCATAACCCATGCTGGATTGAATACAACGTTGGAATCGTTAGCGCATGGAGTTCCACTGGTGGCTATTCCCGTGACAAATGACCAGCCTGGAGTGGCGGCTCGGATCGCCCACAGCGAAACAGGACTCTTCGTACCGCTACTTGAACTTACCGTACCCAAGCTAAGGAGGCTAATAGACCAGTTGCTCTCAAACCCAGAATACAAACGCAACGCACAGAAGATGGGCGTTCTGATCACAAAGGAGAATAAGGCGCTGGAGGCGGCGGAATTTATTGAGCGACTCATAGCGAGGGTCATAACTGCAGATTCCGCGCTTCGCATCTCATCAAGGAATTCAGGGCGCCCAATTCGGTTTTGCTAA
- a CDS encoding helix-turn-helix domain-containing protein, which yields MSDLHAELDLKTLAAESGYSRGQFLRMFNAAMGCTPHQHILQVRVMRAQELMRQKAFPLSDVAAACGFSSHAHMSRVFHQVLGVTPSTYRRSI from the coding sequence ATGAGTGACCTACACGCGGAGCTGGATCTTAAGACGCTGGCAGCCGAAAGTGGATATAGCCGTGGGCAATTTCTACGCATGTTCAATGCGGCGATGGGTTGCACACCACACCAACACATCCTGCAGGTCCGGGTAATGCGCGCTCAGGAACTCATGAGGCAGAAAGCTTTTCCGCTTTCAGATGTAGCCGCCGCCTGCGGTTTTTCAAGCCACGCCCATATGTCCAGAGTATTTCATCAGGTGTTAGGTGTGACTCCGAGCACATATCGAAGAAGTATCTAG